CTGTCCAGGTGTGTTGTATTCTGGTGTGTGGCTTCACACTATCAGGACACCTTCTGAACCGCCAAAGCTTTGATTGTGGGCTCAGTGATGAGGTAAGAGGTTTTTGTTATGCATCAGATCATCAGTTATAAATActgaaaagacataaaaagttATAGagatttcttatattttttacatcgATGCAtgtattcttactataattgtgtaattactcttacttgttcttattgcctacatcgatctttgttcttaacactttGTACAGATTTCTAAACCTGCTTCAAGTTTAATTCTTAAAGTCGAAGTAATGCTCTGTGCATTGATGTGGTTGGGATCTTTCTTGCAGTTTTTGCCCAAGCTGACAGACGCGGCCAAATGTCTCGTCTGGATATGGTTAGGGTCGAGTATGGCGTTATGCGTGTGGCTATTGTTGGGATCTTGGAGTAAAAGCAGCCTCTGCTTTGAAATGgtatgtgaatgtttgtgcaTGAGATATAATGCATACACTATGCTCCCTTTAGGGTGAAGAATGCAGTCTCTTGCCTGCCTTTGACCTTTTTGTCTCTCCATAGATCATCACTATGGTCAGTGCTGCAATCATTATGATAGTCTTTTACTGTCGTTTCCAAACAAAGGAGATTCAGGTGGGCTAATCACACCTTTCTTGTATTGTTGTACTGTAAACAATGTAGCTAAGGTACATCATGTGAGCTACTTACAAGTTTAACATTTGGGTGAGGATACCTCTCTCCTGTCTACTGAATGTGTTtggaaaaataatcatttttttcactGGGGTTAAAGGACCAGTGCGTAGGAGTttgtgccatctagtggtggaaGATTGCAACTTTGTGCGGCCCTTTTGTCTGCATTCACAGATGATTTTTAGAAGTgggggatttctttttttcatcgtATCATACTATGTCTGGGCAAAAATGTAATATTACCAAACAGCCTACGCTTTTTCATTGTTAGCAGTCGTTAGCTTGCTACACCGTTACAACAAGCTTTTCTGAAGTTAGTAGTCATCCACTTAGGAGACAGGACATGCATAACATTTCTTATCAGTTGCacaacttgttttatttttctgctcaaGCATCTATCGGAGACTCTGTACGATAGgtgtgtcaaactcatttatGTATATGATAATGacaacttcagatttttttttccgatttgttttagtgcaaacaGGACGTTCCTATTAGTCATTAATTGCAAGTGTGTCTTTCTATCTCACTCTAGGAGATACAGAAGTTTAAGGAGCGCTACTCTGACTTTGCTGTGCTACCTTTCAATAATACACCAAGGAATTTGCAAGAAAAGCAGCTAACACATGCGCACGAAAACATGCTCACCAACGTGTACTGCTGGCAGACTGAGGTAAGGAAATGTGACTTTCTAGAtgtaatatttaattgtttcatGCTGCCAGCTATTTCTAACATAACAATATCTGAATGGCACTAAatcactgtatgtgtgtgttccctccAGTTTAAATGTTGCGGACTTGAAACGTACCAAGAGTGGGAGTCTCGGATTCCAGACTCCTGCTTGTGCGACGGAGAGGATGGTTACTCTGGATGTGTGAGTTATTCTACTTTTTGACTTTCTTGACAAATAACTGCGCAGTAcccgtgtgtttttttttttgtttttttttttagaattcgTATACAGTAAGTTGATTTCAGCAAAACGGACATATAATGTTTACCTTTCTGTTTTAGGTTCGGGTTGGAAACAGTCTTGTTTATGAGAAGGTAAAAGATTGATCTAgtcaaactgaaagaaaatattgtTTCACGCCGggtctgtttcatttcaaaaccTTTTCCCTTGGTTACTTTTACCTAcctcctgttcagacctggtattagcTTTTCATCTTGAGTGATTGCAACATGAGTGCAGCGTTAAGTATAAGTTATGTCAATATGTGGCGTTGTCTCCATGTGCATCTTGACCACAGGTTTGttgtatgaaaataaacatcattTGGTTCAGTAGAATGTGCTTCACAGCCACAAACCACACTGTGTCTTGTGTGCCCTGAAATGAGGATATGATACAAACAGAGGAGCTGTAAAATTTCTCTCACTGaccatattatatattattatatattacaatataatatacaatatatactgaatatttttttatttatgtccgCACTGACATTAGTTAAGCTATTTCAGAGAGCTTCATAGAACTAATATCGTAACATCTTGGGATGTGCCTGTATTTAATGCTGCTCTCTTACGATCAGTCCATTCAGGACCCATGTTAAcgccaggtctgaacagacgAACAGATAAAAAGCGTTCCTCATTAACCAGCTACTGTGTATTTGCAGCCTTGTCTTCCTACAGTCGTGCTTTTTGTAGAAAAACTCAGCTCCACGTTTCAGATCGTCATCAAAATTTGGGTAAGGAGAAGTGCATACTCCATACCAAGTCACATATAGTTAGGTGAATCTAAAGAAGTGTTctaaaaaatcttttttccttcttcctccagcTAAGCATCATTTGTATTCCTTTCGCCgccatctgtctgtcttttttacTGGCCTTTCTTTTTGCAATAGGTTTTGTAAGTACCTTAATATGACAGTAAAATTGGTTGATTGTGTTaatttcaaacacaaaagatgctttttttttgtttgtttttttttcccagattgCTTTCGACTCGTGTAATCCGAGCACCTGGAAATACACGCTGGGTTTAGCGGAGAAATTGGTTCCAGTGGTGTTCATCAGAAAGGACAATAACAACCAAATGGAGCCTGAAAATGTGGAGGATGGGAAAGCGAAGGAAAGCGTCTGGGATGACGGTGCAACTGTAAACATAGAAAATAGTACAAATGtggaagcagaagaaggagaggagtaCGTGGACGACAACCCAGTAAAAATGATTCCTCTGTCGCTTTTTAAGAGGCTCTGGGTCGAGCTGAACCCACCGCCTGTTGAACACAAGGTGCTGGAGGAGCAATGCCTCTCTTTAATTCATACTACATCTAGTAGACCAAGGAATTTCTACACAATTCTAATAGAAGAAGGTTCACCGCTTCTACCCAGTGACGCTGTGTTGGTTGATCCCAACAAACCCACCGGATATAGTTACTGGCGTGAGGGAAATCGTATTTTTAACGTTACAGACATTATTTGGCCAAAGCAGAAAGATGCAGCATAATAGCGCGATAACAGCAGTTTGAgctattttcacatttcactccgctaaatgcaaatatttgtgGTATTATAACCACAACACAGTGCTTTTGTCTACAGtgccttttctgtttcacattGTTCACAAAGTTAGTTT
This portion of the Mugil cephalus isolate CIBA_MC_2020 chromosome 22, CIBA_Mcephalus_1.1, whole genome shotgun sequence genome encodes:
- the LOC125000108 gene encoding uncharacterized protein LOC125000108 isoform X1 — protein: MFRCHKQECVFHEQDVRGWSHLLHPNRFSDFFFFRIYNFKIVRDMIHEQLTFRKPSPALWIITTLVLLFAVCCILVCGFTLSGHLLNRQSFDCGLSDEFLPKLTDAAKCLVWIWLGSSMALCVWLLLGSWSKSSLCFEMIITMVSAAIIMIVFYCRFQTKEIQEIQKFKERYSDFAVLPFNNTPRNLQEKQLTHAHENMLTNVYCWQTEFKCCGLETYQEWESRIPDSCLCDGEDGYSGCVRVGNSLVYEKPCLPTVVLFVEKLSSTFQIVIKIWLSIICIPFAAICLSFLLAFLFAIGFIAFDSCNPSTWKYTLGLAEKLVPVVFIRKDNNNQMEPENVEDGKAKESVWDDGATVNIENSTNVEAEEGEEYVDDNPVKMIPLSLFKRLWVELNPPPVEHKVLEEQCLSLIHTTSSRPRNFYTILIEEGSPLLPSDAVLVDPNKPTGYSYWREGNRIFNVTDIIWPKQKDAA
- the LOC125000108 gene encoding uncharacterized protein LOC125000108 isoform X2 produces the protein MFRCHKQECVFHEQDVRGWSHLLHPNRFSDFFFFRIYNFKIVRDMIHEQLTFRKPSPALWIITTLVLLFAVCCILVCGFTLSGHLLNRQSFDCGLSDEFLPKLTDAAKCLVWIWLGSSMALCVWLLLGSWSKSSLCFEMIITMVSAAIIMIVFYCRFQTKEIQEIQKFKERYSDFAVLPFNNTPRNLQEKQLTHAHENMLTNVYCWQTEFKCCGLETYQEWESRIPDSCLCDGEDGYSGCVRVGNSLVYEKIAFDSCNPSTWKYTLGLAEKLVPVVFIRKDNNNQMEPENVEDGKAKESVWDDGATVNIENSTNVEAEEGEEYVDDNPVKMIPLSLFKRLWVELNPPPVEHKVLEEQCLSLIHTTSSRPRNFYTILIEEGSPLLPSDAVLVDPNKPTGYSYWREGNRIFNVTDIIWPKQKDAA